In the Diospyros lotus cultivar Yz01 chromosome 13, ASM1463336v1, whole genome shotgun sequence genome, GCGGCAAAACGAGTGCAGAATGTGAAGAACCAAACGAAACAAAGAGCTGTAGGGTTCATGATTTTGGAATGGCTTCAATGTATTGAGAGATCAAAATGGACGTTCTTTGGACGGTGATGGCTGTACCTGCAACGAGAGAAGTTGCCGAAAGAGACAGggaatcggagaagacgacgAAGGCCAGATAGTAGTTTGAACTTCTGTGGGCTAATCTCGAGGCCGCGGATCAAAAACATGGCTACCCAGTTTGAATTTGCCCTCTACTCCTAATATAGGCCCCttagcttaattaattattaacttCTCTTCgaactcttatattttaattttttattataatttatttttaaaaattaatttaatttatatattttaacgtaaataaaatataatatctattccataattttatatatacataaaaattaaaataactcaaaaatacagatctaaaaatataattaaaataataacaaaattatattattacacatataaaaaattaaaattaagtttaaaaatataatcaagataataaaattttgagtaattataaaaaattaaaaatataaatttaactatttttttattatttatctacaatgatattttattaatgagtttttcaaatttgaGGGGTGTCAGGAGCTCATGAGACAAGGACACATGCATGATGACACCCAGCCTTTTTCAGGATCCACTAACAAGGGCAATTCAGTAAATTCAGCACCCCcagattcaaaaaaataattaaaaatacaaatttggaTAATAAGACAATAGAAAAATAGATTATTGGCAGTTGAGGAGTTGTCCTGTTCGCAGCCACAGCGGAAGGCAAAAACAAGATCATAGCACTAATCCTGGGATCAGTATGCCTTGTTGTTTGGGGTTTGTCCCTTAACCTGGGTTTATTATCTTTCCTTATTATGCTTAATCTGGGGTTTAGCGACtttaataataatcaccctaatttaattggaaaaatacatattttaccTTATgtatttacacatttttatttatacatttaaatttttttattatttctattatatttttaaattatataatttcgaaccaattatataatttacctACAAAATTATTCACATAATTATAGATTCTAATTCTTTTTTAACcctatttcaattatatattctatgtttaatattaaataacatattAGGGGTGTTCACTAATAGACTAATCCACCAAAAgcgaaaattataaatttaaaatatatttgattttgatttagttaaaaaaaatagccTAATCGATAAGTCGGTTCAATTAACAGTTACATACatgtaaaattatgttatttaaattacaaatatatatatatatataattgttgttagttgttttttgtttattggtttgatttaaacttgtaattttgatatgaaacGTTGTTGTTTGTTGGTTTGATTGGACTTGTAATTTGGATTTGTAAGTTTGTATTTTGTTTGTTAGTTGTTAGTTTGGTTGAATGTTTAATTGCATATTTGTAGTTAGatttataatcattattatatgttgtctgttttatatatatattttttattgttaaatatttaatattatttataattaatttaagggtatatttgattacaaaaataaaacttacataaaaaaataatttttaaaatttattaatatttaattaacttaattttcaacctaaaaattattatatttttcaaatttttaatatttaattaccattatttttcataaaattaccTCCCAAACCCACCTCCGCCTCCCCCacctgtctctctctctctctctctctctcccccaaaCCCACTTCTCCTCCCTGCctccccccatctctctctctctttccccccAAACCCACTTGTTTCTCCCGTTGCAGATCCACCGTTGCACCTGCCGACGTGCACCGTTCCACTGTTGGTTTGCGATGGAGGCTGTGATGGAGTTGGTTTGCGATGGAGGTGAGGCTGTCGATGGAGTTGGTTTCCACCGTTCCACTGTTGGTTTGCAATGTCGATGGACGGATGGAGGCTGCGGCGGCAGCGGCTCCGTCGGAGGCGAGCGGCGGCCGCTGCAAAGCATGAACAGTTCGGCGGGTGCGGCGGCTTCATTGAGGCAAACAGTTCAGCGGGTGCAACGTGGGCTGCCTTCcctcaaaattttgatctaccCCTGACCCaaagtgagaaaataatttgCGCCAATCAAAGACTTCAAATATTTTGGGtagaaaatagttatttttcttgaaaaatattacTAATCAAAGGCACTCTAAgttcattaaatttaaattaattgaccttttaaattaaagtctatattagtttaaaaaaattcaatccaaTAACACAAAATTGATTAATAACCGTACTAATCTCCTAAATTAAACCGAATCAATAGTGATTGGTTTGGGTGATTATTAACAATGgttgaattaaattgaatatgaaAATTTCATAATCGAGATTAGATGGGTTACAATTATATCACATGATCGATCTAATTCAAATCACACCACGAACATTCTCTGTAACATATTACATCCAACAacattcttaaaaatttaaaaaaaaaaaaattagtgacaaCCAAACTTCCTAAGTTTGGGCCTTGTTGGGTTAGGCTTGATGCAACCCAAACTAAAACCCAACCAAACTAGGACCACAGACATATTCAGTCTCAAGCGAATTTTGGAATGAcaatatgttttattatttcataaaaTGATACCATTTATGtttgatcttaaaatttatACTAAACTCACTCTCTTACAATTAGGAGTgagtaaaatttcaattaaagcgaataattgaattgattaaatttgacggttcagttcagttcaatttgtagatcgattcgattcgatttttaaatttaaaatttttgataattttaatttgattcgattttttattaaaataattaaacatttcaaaatataaaaaatcgcATCATTTTTTACCAAAAGTGGttagtttgattcaattatttttgtatgacTGAAATTTGACTCAcctcaaattatttatattttattatttttatttttttttcaatttgtttgatttaattttttaaaatatttaattaattaaatttaaataattcaatcGATTCAATAACCGAACTAATTGAATAATCACCCCTACTTATCACTTTTATTAATTCAAGCCACATTTAAATTAAGGGTAGCTTAATAATGTATCAAACTAGTGTTCTCACGGGACTTAGGTGCATTTAGATGAATGTGGAAATCAcatatgttatttaattattgaattgatgtttaaattgaataaattaaaaattaaaaaaatcaaatttataacaaaattataaaaaattaaaaacaaaaaaaatgaaatttggtaaaaaatgatgtcatttttttatatttttatcggttcaattattttgattttttcaatacagagattaaatcaaatcgaattgaaataactaaatttgtcaaatttaaaaatcatatcAAACTAACCTATAActtaaaccaaatcaaattgACAATTTTGACCAATTTGGattgatcattttattttaattaaatattgcTCATATTTGGTTCTTTAAATATAACTGATGTATTAATATCTGGTTagtaatattaaatattaaaattttaaaattaactataaaatattaaaatttactaaaccccttataaatttaaaaacccATTAAATTGTCCAAACACGATTATATGTGTTTAGTTAGTCTCAGTGATTAAAGAgttgtttaaataataataattattattaaaaataatattaacaaaaatatttatattagttaatatttAGCCCTTTCAATTGGAAATTTCCACTGATTTTCCTCCTGGTTTTCCCAGCTTCCAAACACTCCCTTTGGTGGGGTGAGCGAAGCTGCGGGGAGCTCAACCAGGAGTGTCGATATATCGAACATATGGGGGGCATGGCGAATTGGTGATCCTCAATAAGCAAAACCAACAGCAAAAGAGTGTTGAATCCAAAGATATGGTGGCATGGGAAGCAATTTCATGggtcatcttcttcatcatcaacaTGAGCCTCATCGCTCTTAATCTCTACCAGGTTAAAATCCCTCAAAATCATCGTCCGCCtgaatttgatttttgagaatctgaaagaaaatggaagtaTTAGTTGATGCAATTGCAATCAGTTAATTGGCGTCCGTTGCAGATCGTGTGCTTATCGGATTTGGAGGCCGATTACATGAACCCGTACGAATCGTCAGCTCGAATCAACGCTGTGGTTATTCCTGAGTTCGCGTTGCACGGCGTTTTCTGTGCTCTGTTTCTTTTGACCGGGCACTGGTTGATGTTCTTGCTTACCCTGCCCATTGCTTGCTACAACACCATGCTGTGAGTTTGTTCTTTGGTGGCAATCTCTTACGGATTAGTTATATTTGTTGTATATTTGATAAGTGAAGTTACTTCGTATCATTATGGGTGGGTGACATTTATGTAGTTGCTGTTCGGGAATTGCTTTCACTTACGTCAAGAGATATTCGTGATGTCTGTTGTGTTATGCTATCAACCTTAATTCAGTCCAGATAAAGATTCATTTTGCTATTTTCTGAAGTAAATATTGTTTCTGGATCATTCGCTGGCACCAGTTTCAGTTATTCGTGATAACTTTCCTGTAATTTTCTGAATCCTTTTTGAGGTCATGAAtgtttattattcttattttggtGATTTGACTACTTTTCCCATTACATGATAGTTTGATCTAGACAAGACAAGACTGTCATTTCCCTCTAGATTACGTGGTGCAAGAATTTGATTGGATGTAATCTTGTTGTTTTTCCTTCTGATTGAAAAATTGGTGTCCCTTTCCCCGACGGAGGTTCAGATTGTGATCctattttatttatacaatAGAAAAGATAGTTTTTCATCATTGTTTTCCAACAACTTTGAATGGACCTTTTTGTCTACTTGGACTCTAAATACTCGAGGAAGTGTTGGTTGGAAGGGGTTTTTTTGCTCATAGATATAAGTGGCATAGACTAAAGTAGGAATTGATAGGCACTTCTTTGTGGAACATCATTATTGGTTTCAAGTTTCTAAGTAAAGTCTACATAAGACCAGCATAATGTGCTGTGTGCATGATTtagatgctgctgctgcttctttttggtcttcatttgaattttatttggaGCAATTTATAGTTCACACAGGCTGGATTAAGACTTATGGTAATGACATTATAAACTAGGAAAAACATTCTATTCAAGTTTATCTCAAGGGAGATCGAAATCTGTGGAAATAGAATACTTTCAACTTTCTCGAAAAGTTGTCATCAATTGTACACGAGCCAATCCCTCTTATAGAAGCTAGGAGAGGCTCGGGTGACATTGAGAAGGTGTCTCATTTTCCTCTttgctactccattttgttgtagaGTATCAATACAAGAGGATTCATGAATAATGCCCTCTTGTTGGAAGGTTTGATGCAGGTGATTattgaaataatcccttgcattatcagtcctaaaCTTCTTGAGAAGCGTGCCAAATTGAGTGtaaatcattttgcaaaaagaagataaaacagTCCCAATGGTAGCCTTATCCTTTAGAAGAAACACCCAACACAtacgagtacaatcatcaatgaaaaatataaaccattttGCCCCAGAACAGTTTGCAATCTTAGatgtgtcatgaccctaaggaTTTCCCAAagatagattagtaaatataatagtaggagtttagatttccttttgtattttttgttatagaGCTTTATCTTTAGCTAATAGGCAGTTGGACTGTTTGTTACagtgcacatgggtgcaagtgggaggctgttaggttatatataagccacaactgAGGATGGAAGGatttatgcttgaattgattgaatgaaattctcaattttctctctagatttctctccaatctccctctcgtttctcccTACTAccctctctcatttctctctaaattcttccccatttctaTCCAATTTCCCTCTCCCATCATTCTGTTCTCGATCTTACTtcaatcggatccttccgattccTAATCCAAcactaggctaaaccctaggttcatgtcaagatggaccccaaacatcagaaTGAATTAGATTAAATGGTTgagaagaaaatttatttttgattggataagaaaccTGATGATGTTTAGCCACAATACATTCATCACATTGAAAGCTGCTTGGATCTAAAGAATTAAACAAAGTAGGGAACATTTGTTTCAACAAAACAAATGGGGGATGATCTAATCTAAAATGATGCAACCAAATAGGAGAGACAGTAGAAGCAGATTGAGATAAACAAGCCTTCCCATTCTGTTTCCTTTCAGAATAAGTGTTCTGTCCTTCCAAGATATAGAGTCCATTGTGCTCCTTAGCCACACCAATTGTCCTCCTCATGTCCTTGGCCTGAAACTTACACATGTGAGAAGAAACAGCAAAACAATTTAGGTCTTTAGTTAGTTTATGAATAGAAATCAGACTTGCTGTCAATTtgggaacatgaagaacatgatTAAGGGGTAGCCAAGGGTTAAAAGGAACTTTGCCTTTTCCAGAAATAGGAACAGATGTTCCATTTGCAATGGTAATGTGTTTAGTGGTTTTAAAAGGTTCATAGGTGTCAAAAACATGTAGATTAGGGGTCATATGGTCAGTGACTCCTGAATCAAGGATCCACATGTTATTCCTATCAGATTTAGAGGCTGAAAAAGTCCCATAAGTTAGTGATTTGCTTTGCTGCACCAGCGAGCAAGATGCTCCATCTTGGAATGTCCGAAGGAAGGCTTTTAGCTTGCTTAGCTCCTCTGGATTTAGCTGAGTAGAATCAGCCTCAGTCATGTCTCCTTTATCAACGACTTCCTCTAGATCATTGTTGGAGATATAGCTTTGAGGCTTCATGTTCTTGAAGCCTCCAATTCAGCCCAAAACAGCTTCTTTTCCATACAATTTGAAGCATGTTTCCCAGGTATGCCATGGCTTCTTGCAAAATGTGCACCATTGATTAGCCCCTCGGTTATGCACAGAGGCTGGTTTTCCAAATTTGGTTTCTCCTCCTtctttggtatcaaagccaatccCTCTCATAGAAGCTAGGAGAGGCTCAAGATGGAAAAGAACTACCATACAGATTTGGAAACCAAAGATATAAACATCCTATCTATAAACATTtcctaagaacatatatatacacttttaGGAAAGCCAAAGAAATAAGAAAGCTAAGGAATTAAGAAAGTTTCCTAAGTTGAACTTAGGAAACTTCTTAATTCTATCAAGGCCGAGACTGCCTTGATATGCTGCTGCCACCAATAAGGAAAGCCACCGCCTCATATACATATGGAAAGATACTTCTGGCTCCACTGCATGCACAATCCAGCATACACAATCACACAACACAACAAAATCTTATGAGACATTTCTTTCTTAATTCTGGCATTTAAATGATTGATGGTGCAGAATTCCAAAACAGGTTTTTGTGGTTGGCCAGTATTATTTGGGACAAGACTTGACTTCAGTGAGATACCCTTTGCACTCTGAGAACATGGTAATACCTTATGAAATTAGCATTCTTtgtttatacacacacacacatacacaacaaaaacaatcaaaagccttaattccactaggtgggatcaagtacatgaattctaaacatCCAACCATTTCAATCTATTGTCATATTCTCATTCGCTTGattcaattttaaatatcttCACCATAGTTCCACAACCTAGAGCAACTTGAGCAAAAACaactttctctttcaatttatACTTCCCCACCTCTTTAACCTTAAAGTTCTATCCTTGAATCTAGTTCTCCTAAATTAGGTGGTCTAAACCAAGAAAGGATGTGAAGACATGATTGAGATCACACCATCCcaagaaatgataaatttagatatcttggatcaatctttcaaaaagatggagagattAATCAATGTGGACATTACTCATAAGTAATCTAGGATGgtaatattttggaaaatgcaTCTGGCCTTGTATGTGATCGTAAAGTTATGTAAAAGctagaaagaaaattttataaagaagTTATAAGACCTACTTTGTTATATGGCAtagaatgttgggtagtaaaGCACCAATATTTGGAAAATATGAGTGTAATAGAGACGAGGATGTTATGATGGATGTATGGACATATAAGAAAGTATGAGATTAAAAATGAGATTGTTTGTAATAAGGTCAGAGTAACTTTTATTGAAAAAGGCAGACTTAATAGAGTTTTGTACATGACCATAATAAATTAGATGGGATCCAAtagaaccttttttttttttttttgggtaggAAAAGGGCATTTGCAGATTGAAATACAGtaaatactatttaaataatatataaattaggacaagataggaaaatagaagaaatggaATCTCAAAGTTATTAGGTTTTCTAGGATCCAAAATTCTACTGTAGGATTCTACATATTGGATTGCAAAATATTTAGCTGGCGCCGTATCATAAACTATAAGATATGGATCTAGGTTTTTGCATGAAGATGGGAAGCTTCCAAAAATTAAAGGAGATTTGATCCTCCATAACCTCTAGATTCACTACTGTCTGCTCTCATctgttttgttttggttttggttttgggttTTTTCCTTTTAAGTAACAAACCAAAACCCTCAAGGAAACAGAAAATTCAATAACTGGAAATCATGTATACTACCCAAATACTGATTAAACAAAAGGTCAATTCCCCTGGAGAACCTAGCTACGCAAGAATGAGAGAGCTTACTTCTAAGCCTAGATAATGGAGCTTCACACACTTGGAAAGATCCAAGATTGCACTCATCTGTAACAGTTCACCTCAACACATGAGGCACTATCAATTGAACTCTCACCTTCCCCCAGACAACCACCCTCCTAAGTTAATACAAGATCATATGTCAACAGAACACCCAACCTGAACCAAAGTCCAAAGATAAGTGACCATAGCACTGTCCATGGTGCTATGAATGAAGAGATGGTCAGTGGTTTCTCCCATTTTACACATGCAGCACCGAGGAGCATATACTTGCTGAGTGCCTTTCTTGCTTTGGTTTGAAAACAGTTACTGAAGATGATGCTGTTTTGGACAGAATTCTCTTGCCTGTGGTAGTTGTTActtaaagaaacaaaataatgcTGGCAACCTGTTGAATAATTTAATGCAGATGGGCTTTTGGTTGTTCAAAAGTGAAGATTGAAAGTTTGGAGCCTTTACTGATGTTATTTATATACTGAAAAGTCCTTAAGAAGTTAGTATTAGTTTCCAAACAGTAACATGATTCTGTTCTAGTTACTCATTGGATCCGAACTTGTCTACTAGATTGAACATGTCTCTAGATTCATGGGAACTCTCATAGTTTAAATGACGTGAACACAAAAATAACCCTGTTGGATTATTTACTTTCATACAGAACATTGATAGTTCTAATGAAGTATTTAATTActgaaagggaaagaaaagcCTCCACCAGATAATAACTATTCACCTGCTAACAAATGCATCTGCTTTTGGTGCCAACCCTGTAAACATAAATAATGTGGCTCAACAATGGTGCCTTTCTAGACAGAATTTTAGCTTATGGTATTCCGTTGACAGCCTTGTCTGCTTTTTCATTCTTCTGATTGATGCTTTGTCTTGTCAAAATTCTCattcaagaattgaaagacaGGATTTTTATCTGGGCAACACAGGTAATT is a window encoding:
- the LOC127788865 gene encoding protein cornichon homolog 1-like isoform X1, with amino-acid sequence MVAWEAISWVIFFIINMSLIALNLYQIVCLSDLEADYMNPYESSARINAVVIPEFALHGVFCALFLLTGHWLMFLLTLPIACYNTMLYMNRQHLIDVTEVFRFLNAEKKYRIIKLAFYLLLFVLVIIRILSAGSLSAISSIFHFNNDALDIRSSFLEF
- the LOC127788865 gene encoding protein cornichon homolog 1-like isoform X2, whose amino-acid sequence is MVAWEAISWVIFFIINMSLIALNLYQIVCLSDLEADYMNPYESSARINAVVIPEFALHGVFCALFLLTGHWLMFLLTLPIACYNTMLYMNRQHLIDVTEVFRFLNAEKKYRIIKLAFYLLLFVLVIIRLVLSIINSIMDEDDGVHEALWS